Genomic window (Aminivibrio sp.):
CCGGCCTTCATTCTTGCCCGCAGGGAGAAAGTGAAAGTCTCGGGGACCGTGCCGGAACGCCTCATCCCCCGGGTCAAGGAAGGGCAGAAGGCGATGGTCACAGTGGACGCCTTCCCCGGGAAGCAGTTCGAGGCCGCCGTTTCCAGGGTTCACCCTTCTCTTGACCCCGTCACCCGCACCGGAAAGGTGGACGTGCTCCTTTCCGCAGAAGACTCCCTCCTTCCCGGCATGTACGCCCGGGTGGCCATTCTGACCGGCGTCCGGGAGGGTGTCGGCCTTCCCCTCGAGGCTGTGGGCAGAATGGCGGGTACGGGAGAATCGGTCTGCTTTGTTGTCTCCGAGGGCGTGGCACGACTGAGAGTCATTAAGACAGGCGCCGAGAGGGAAAATTATCTGGAAGTCCTTTCCGGTCTTGAGAATGATGAAGCGGTGATAGCCTCCAGGTCTGAAAAGCTCAGGGACGGCACACCAGTGAAGGCAGCTGAAAAATGAATCTCCCGGAACTTTCCGTCAACCGAAGGGTCTCCATGCTTATGGTCTTTCTCGCGGTCATTCTCGTGGGAGGAATTGTCTTCTTCGGCCTCAAGCTCGACCTGCTGCCGAACATCGAGCCTCCGGTAGTGAACGTCCTCGTTACATGGCCCGGCGCCTCGGCCAGCGACGTGGAGCAGCGGGTCACCAAGGTCGTGGAGGACAATGTCTCTCTCATTGAGGGTGTGGACACCATTTTCTCCAAGTCCATGGACAACATCTCCGTAGTGTCCGTCAAGTTCAAATGGGGCGTTGACCTGGACGTGAAGATGGGAGACATACGGGATTCCGTCAATTTCGCCCGGAGGGACCTCCCGGACGATGCCGAGGAACCAATTCTCCTTCGCATAACCTCCGGCACTATCCCTTTCCTCATCCTCTCTTTCACCGCGGAAAGGTCATGGGAAGGGCTCCACCACTTCGTCGAAAAAACGGTGATGGAGAACCTCTCCAGGATACCAGGGGTGGGGCAGGTCCTGGTCTACGGAGGGGAGCAGCGGGAAATCCAGGTGAGGATCGACGCGGAAAAAGTGGAGGCCTTCGGCATTCCCATTGCGTCTGTCATCGACGCCGTGGAACGTGAAAATCTCAATATACCCGCAGGCTCACTGAAACAGGGCCGAACGGAGTACTATGTCCGCGTTCCCGGCCGGTACTCCTCTGTGGAGGAAATCGGTCGGACAGTAGTTGGAGTTGCCGGCGGACGACCCGTCCACCTTGCAGACGTGGCGGAGGTGGCTG
Coding sequences:
- a CDS encoding efflux RND transporter periplasmic adaptor subunit; its protein translation is PAFILARREKVKVSGTVPERLIPRVKEGQKAMVTVDAFPGKQFEAAVSRVHPSLDPVTRTGKVDVLLSAEDSLLPGMYARVAILTGVREGVGLPLEAVGRMAGTGESVCFVVSEGVARLRVIKTGAERENYLEVLSGLENDEAVIASRSEKLRDGTPVKAAEK